GAAAAATCGTCCTGGATAAATCCTACATTGGCACTCCAGTTGTACGCCTTTTCAGCCCACTGAGTATAAGTGTCGTTTCCGGTGAAACGTGCCAATCTCGCTGCAAGTTGAAAAAAGGCACCATTTGTCACAGAATTTTTATAATCATAGCCAGAATTGAATTGGGTTATTTGCCATCTGATTCCTCCATTACAGTGACTATCGTCCCAGCGAGTAACCTGCTGGTTAAATACTGATTGAGCCAGTTCCAACCATTGTGGCTCATTAGCTTTTGGGTTACTAAAGTTCGATTCTGCAGCTGAAATTGCAGCAAGACCCCAAAAAGCCTGGTCGTCATTGCCTTCTGAGGTTGAGTAATTAGAAGGCATATAATCAGAATTTTCACCCGCTTGATATGACAAGCTTGTCTTTACGAGATTATTGTAGGTGGAGTTTCCGGTGGCTAAGTATGTATTCAGAAGACCCTAAAATGGTTAGAATAAGTTCAATTTGCATCTTTCATTTCGTACATTCCAAGCAGCTCCCGCTTCCCACCAATACGCAGGAGGTAAAAACATCCCGGTTGTACCACCTTTCTCGTATCCTGCATAGTAATCTAGCATTCCATCCGCCACTAAACCCGTAGCTTCATCAACGGAAGAAACATCATGTGGGTCTATTTCGAATCCCTTGATACAGAGAATTGTAGTTAAAGAGAGTAAAAAGAGAGATAAACTAAACATATTATAACtctaaaaagaatgttctTGTGAAAATTCGAAACATGAGCCTAAGTTTGTTCGAAATGATACAAGGATGACTCAAACAAATGTCACACTTGAAGCAGGGCTAATCCCAAACATTAATTTCCTTATAAACTAAGGCCTTTATTCGTAATAATTTAAATAAGTTTGTAGAACGAATCGAAACAATATTTAGCCCATGTACCAAACAAGCATAAATGCCACGCTTTAGAACTCATAGCCGATTTGAGCTTAGGTTAAGTAAACATTACAGatgattcttcaaaatgaTATGACGAGTAACAAAAAGGACCATATTAGGACGACCAAGGGCCAAGCTTACGATATTCTCAGTCAGTAAACATCTAATGTCTAGTCCGTTTGATCCCTCTTTTAGTTTGTTTAGGTGAAAGAATACGATTCTCCTTCGATTCCAACGGCAATTGACTTATATTATTCCAAATAGATTCAATTGACTCTGAATGAGATTGACATTTCTCATACAATGACAGacaaaaagatttcaactatgaagaaaatcagttagcaaataaacaataaacaGATCTCCCATACCTTTAGAATATCTTCTTTAATCTCTAGGTCTACTTGGTATCGCGTTAAGCCTTCAGGATTCACGGTTTTGGCACCTATTTCGTAGCTTGTTTAAGTTAACGAATGCGTTCCTAGTATACTTACGCCGAAATCTTGTCCATTGTGAGGGTATACATATCTCTGTATGATTAATACTTgaccaaagaagaaatgagtCTACGTACCTTATATCATCCAAGTACCTAGGAGTGGAACGAAATACACAACCTATACTTGTATTGCATTTTGCACATTCTATTACAGAATATACACTGGATTCATGTTAGTAGTAAGTAGGCGTGATTCCTGAACCTACCAAAGTCCATCGTCTGAAGTTCGTAAAAGTTCTTCTATATCAAAAGTATTTTCTGCTAAATCTATAAAATTTGTTAAAACCAGTATACTCCGAAACCGTACCACTCAACGTAAAACTATTCATTTCCCGATGCGATATCACCCACGCATTGGAATCGCCTACAATTTGAAGACAGTTTTTACATTGAAACACCGTCGGAGGAGATTCAAAATCGTTATTGACACTTTCTACAGCATTTACTTCCGCTTCTGACATTGTCTATATTGGGCATATATCAAGACAGTTCTTGGTGTTCGTCTTAGCTACTAACTAATGGAATAATGTCTAGGTCAGAAACCAGTTTGAACCTTTATATATTCtcaatacaaaaaaaattctattCATAATCTTTTAGCTCCTTTCGAAAAAATGTATACAGTGAGCGTCCTGCTTCAG
The nucleotide sequence above comes from Schizosaccharomyces osmophilus chromosome 3, complete sequence. Encoded proteins:
- the dcw1 gene encoding mannan endo-1,6-alpha-mannosidase Dcw1, which encodes MFSLSLFLLSLTTILCIKGFEIDPHDVSSVDEATGLVADGMLDYYAGYEKGGTTGMFLPPAYWWEAGAAWNGLLNTYLATGNSTYNNLVKTSLSYQAGENSDYMPSNYSTSEGNDDQAFWGLAAISAAESNFSNPKANEPQWLELAQSVFNQQVTRWDDSHCNGGIRWQITQFNSGYDYKNSVTNGAFFQLAARLARFTGNDTYTQWAEKAYNWSANVGFIQDDFSVYDGTSIKDNCSALELTEWTYNSGLYMAGTAFLYNYTGSSIWRTRTEGFVNKSIDSFFRNDVLYEPDCELSRTCNYDQASFKGFLARFMVYTAHMAPFTLPKIETYLSKTAIAAAEACCGGNDGVTCGFQWWWMNNTWDGLYGLGEQLSALEAIQGPLLLQNIKIFNSTDGGSSTGDPMAGLYTLTASYAVTELTIQKQHYILLAISLGLFLLVLF
- the mis18 gene encoding kinetochore protein Mis18, translated to MSEAEVNAVESVNNDFESPPTVFQCKNCLQIVGDSNAWVISHREMNSFTLSDLAENTFDIEELLRTSDDGLCVYSVIECAKCNTSIGCVFRSTPRYLDDIRDMYTLTMDKISAYEIGAKTVNPEGLTRYQVDLEIKEDILKLKSFCLSLYEKCQSHSESIESIWNNISQLPLESKENRILSPKQTKRGIKRTRH